Proteins from one Primulina huaijiensis isolate GDHJ02 chromosome 18, ASM1229523v2, whole genome shotgun sequence genomic window:
- the LOC140964756 gene encoding uncharacterized protein codes for MAMNTERSSKALHNFTMPGQLRWGNQRFLRCMKVNSDGQISTHHRFNTSAADSHYNQHHHHHRRSISVQNRRARIRSVNRRESSCHGSHKVCSTPPPPVDHGIAAIREKVLFDLQTAAVKMKDSIFKESLENGEVSYLVSPPPLAAAAEFHQGETHRPWSLRTRRAACKTTPSGGGVTGSVSGSGPSPGLEPTRPSAAVDNSSRLRSGGGMAEGVEKRGREKFSVALSKSEIEEDFMTMVYHRPPRRPKKRLKIIQKQLDMLFPGLWLTEITADMYKVTEPAP; via the exons ATGGCGATGAATACGGAAAGATCATCCAAGGCTTTGCACAATTTCACGATGCCGGGACAGCTGCGGTGGGGGAATCAGCGGTTCCTCCGATGCATGAAGGTCAACTCCGATGGACAAATCTCGACACACCACCGCTTCAACACGTCGGCTGCAGATTCTCATTACAATCAGCACCACCACCATCATCGGCGTTCGATTTCTGTCCAAAACCGCCGCGCCAGAATAAGAAGCGTGAACAGAAGAGAATCCTCTTGCCACGGGTCCCACAAAGTGTGTTCCACGCCGCCGCCTCCCGTCGATCATGGGATTGCTGCCATCAGAGAGAAGGTCCTGTTCGATCTTCAAACTGCAGCCGTTAAGATGAAAGACTCGATTTTCAAGGAGAGTCTGGAGAATGGAGAGGTCTCTTATCTCGTTTCTCCTCCGCCGCTGGCGGCGGCGGCGGAATTTCATCAAGGAGAAACCCATAGGCCGTGGAGTTTGCGAACACGGCGAGCTGCTTGTAAAACGACACCGTCGGGCGGTGGTGTTACGGGAAGTGTAAGTGGAAGCGGTCCCAGCCCGGGACTTGAACCGACGAGACCGTCGGCGGCTGTGGACAACTCTTCGAGGCTGAGGAGCGGCGGAGGCATGGCGGAAGGAGTTGAGAAGAGGGGGCGGGAGAAATTCTCGGTGGCTCTTTCGAAGAGTGAGATCGAAGAGGATTTCATGACAATGGTCTATCACCGGCCGCCGCGCCGGCCGAAGAAGAGACTAAAGATTATTCAAAAACAATTGGAT ATGCTGTTTCCAGGATTGTGGTTGACGGAAATTACAGCTGATATGTACAAGGTTACTGAACCAGCTCCATAA